From a single Brassica oleracea var. oleracea cultivar TO1000 chromosome C5, BOL, whole genome shotgun sequence genomic region:
- the LOC106294728 gene encoding zinc finger protein ZAT9-like: protein MEKEFVCKFCNKKFPSGKSLGGHIRIHSPQSSVHSDSFIGKNNNSKKRLVDQRALASHMDCHNYEGKKMGTQSASETTTTSSGPTMIKRSKKHSSSESFSTVSWSSDPGIDQGSKDLMFLHLGRKDYNFNSLVPESSENNSEILETKTSSGELLKTPAKVSVVDDSSSDSDYFMNGPKKSDSDVSVGGSLRNTGFGSGFNSFKNGDDLGVKEGGSKHELGKSKRVSPFYESDSSADTNSKFHRSSDGKSPMAKKASGGVKNSKGHECPICFKVYSSGQALGGHKRSHTIANQAQRAKRKAADMQFDLNLPAEDTDD from the coding sequence ATGGAGAAGGAGTTTGTGTGCAAGTTCTGTAACAAGAAGTTCCCTTCTGGGAAATCACTCGGAGGTCACATCAGGATTCATTCGCCTCAGAGTTCAGTTCATTCAGATAGTTTCATTGGCAAGAACAACAACAGCAAGAAGAGGTTGGTGGATCAGAGAGCTCTTGCCAGTCACATGGATTGTCACAACTACGAGGGAAAGAAGATGGGCACCCAGTCTGCTTCTGAGACTACTACTACTTCCTCTGGTCCTACCATGATCAAAAGATCCAAGAAGCATTCCAGTTCTGAATCTTTTAGTACTGTGAGCTGGTCTTCTGATCCTGGGATTGATCAAGGATCTAAGGATCTGATGTTTTTACATTTGGGTAGGAAAGACTATAACTTCAACTCTCTGGTGCCTGAGTCATCTGAGAACAACTCTGAGATTCTCGAGACCAAGACATCTTCAGGGGAGCTGCTTAAGACACCAGCCAAAGTTTCTGTTGTTGATGATAGTTCCTCTGATTCTGATTACTTCATGAACGGACCAAAGAAGTCAGACTCAGATGTCTCGGTTGGTGGGTCTCTTAGGAACACTGGATTTGGTTCTGGATTCAACAGCTTCAAGAACGGTGATGATCTTGGTGTAAAGGAGGGAGGATCAAAGCATGAGCTTGGCAAAAGCAAAAGGGTCTCGCCTTTTTATGAAAGTGATTCATCTGCAGACACAAACAGCAAGTTTCATAGGTCCAGCGATGGCAAATCACCGATGGCTAAGAAAGCAAGTGGTGGAGTCAAGAATAGCAAAGGCCACGAGTGCCCGATTTGCTTCAAGGTGTACAGTTCAGGACAAGCTTTAGGAGGTCACAAGAGATCACATACCATTGCCAATCAAGCACAGAGGGCCAAACGCAAAGCAGCTGATATGCAATTCGATCTCAATCTTCCTGCTGAGGATACTGATGATTGA
- the LOC106294726 gene encoding UDP-glucose 6-dehydrogenase 1, translating into MVKKICCIGAGYVGGPTMAVMALKCPEIEVSVVDISEPRINAWNSDKLPIYEPGLDDVVKQCRGKNLFFSTDVEKHVFESDIVFVSVNTPTKTQGLGAGKAADLTYWESAARMIADVSKSSKIVVEKSTVPVRTAEAIEKILTHNSKGIEFQILSNPEFLAEGTAVKDLYNPDRVLIGGRENAAGEKAVQALRDVYAHWVPVERIICTNLWSAELSKLAANAFLAQRISSVNAMSALCEATGADITQVAHAVGTDTRIGPKFLNASVGFGGSCFQKDILNLIYICECNGLPEAANYWKQVIKVNDYQKTRFANRVVSSMFNTVSGKKVAILGFAFKKDTGDTRETPAIDVCNRLVADKAKLSIYDPQVLEEQIRKDLSMARFDWDHPVSLQQIKAEGMLEQVSVVSDAYEATKDAHGICVLTEWDEFKSLDFKRIFESMRKPAFVFDGRNVVDAVKLREIGFIVYSIGKPLDSWLKNMPSVA; encoded by the coding sequence ATGGTGAAGAAGATATGCTGCATTGGCGCTGGCTACGTGGGAGGTCCAACCATGGCCGTGATGGCTCTCAAGTGCCCTGAGATCGAGGTATCAGTCGTCGACATCTCCGAGCCAAGGATCAACGCTTGGAACAGCGACAAGCTTCCCATCTACGAGCCAGGCCTGGACGATGTGGTCAAACAATGCAGAGGCAAAAACCTCTTCTTCAGCACAGACGTGGAGAAACACGTCTTCGAGAGCGACATCGTCTTCGTCTCGGTCAACACTCCCACCAAAACGCAAGGCCTCGGCGCCGGCAAAGCTGCTGACCTCACTTACTGGGAGAGCGCCGCTCGGATGATCGCTGACGTCTCCAAGTCCAGCAAAATCGTCGTCGAGAAGTCCACAGTCCCCGTGAGAACAGCGGAGGCTATTGAGAAGATACTCACGCATAACAGCAAAGGGATTGAGTTTCAGATACTCTCTAACCCTGAGTTTCTCGCTGAGGGCACTGCGGTTAAAGATCTCTATAACCCGGACCGTGTGCTAATCGGTGGGAGGGAGAATGCAGCTGGGGAAAAAGCTGTTCAAGCTTTGAGAGATGTGTATGCTCATTGGGTTCCAGTGGAACGCATCATCTGCACTAACCTCTGGTCAGCTGAGCTATCCAAGCTCGCGGCAAACGCGTTTTTAGCTCAGAGGATATCATCTGTCAACGCCATGTCTGCTCTATGCGAAGCCACAGGAGCTGATATCACACAAGTCGCTCATGCGGTTGGTACAGATACTAGAATCGGTCCCAAGTTCTTGAACGCAAGTGTTGGTTTCGGTGGATCTTGTTTCCAAAAGGACATCCTCAATCTTATCTACATCTGTGAATGCAACGGCTTGCCTGAAGCAGCTAACTACTGGAAACAAGTCATCAAGGTCAACGACTATCAGAAAACCCGGTTCGCTAACCGGGTTGTTTCCTCGATGTTCAACACCGTATCAGGCAAGAAAGTAGCGATACTCGGTTTTGCGTTCAAGAAAGACACGGGGGACACTAGAGAGACGCCAGCCATCGATGTTTGCAACAGATTGGTCGCTGATAAAGCCAAGCTGAGCATATACGACCCGCAGGTTCTTGAAGAACAGATAAGGAAAGATCTTTCCATGGCTAGGTTTGACTGGGACCATCCAGTTTCTCTTCAGCAGATCAAAGCTGAAGGTATGTTGGAGCAAGTGAGTGTCGTCTCGGATGCTTACGAGGCCACTAAAGACGCGCATGGCATTTGTGTTTTGACCGAGTGGGATGAGTTTAAGTCGTTGGACTTCAAGAGAATCTTTGAGAGTATGCGCAAGCCTGCTTTTGTGTTTGATGGTAGGAATGTTGTTGATGCAGTGAAGCTGCGGGAGATTGGGTTTATTGTTTACTCCATTGGTAAGCCGCTTGATTCATGGCTCAAGAACATGCCTTCTGTGGCATGA
- the LOC106294727 gene encoding uncharacterized protein LOC106294727: MGFKRPFDDEKFHELPFKHSRQLGFNDKSTQFQEFIPRHAVSEKPLATVNDEGDLSNPQGGETFDEESNLGYYGFVVDGCFDRVMKDCDGEAAAHAPHSASYFEVGLVPPRPCSPVETLYSFLLDQPVRKQVHVGPDHQALIPEWENLEASGTSKLSGTCVIPMPALDIPANMDGIVGKGREFCVCHDRGSIRCVRQHVKEAREEMVKVLGFETFRDLGFCEMGEVVAQRWSDGDAILFHEVVYSNPVALGRNFWNHLEAAFFSRTKHEIVSYYFNVFVLRRRATQNRSLMLDIDSDDDEWHGGSLGTQYVEEDEEEEEDPAFESPLHQVTDKYNEKVHPFNQEEGEEDVSVSDDDTREGGAEHVDRFSGCNEERLNVEDDSYTGFGLGHNALNSVWTNCTKKDETGVGEHQKKSNDPKVSANGKDLQPTGSIMEEIFGHGESK, from the exons ATGGGATTTAAACGCCCTTTCGATGATGAGAAGTTTCATGAGCTCCCATTCAAACATTCTAGACAGCTTGGCTTTAATGATAAGTCTACGCAGTTTCAAGAGTTTATTCCACGACATGCTGTTTCGGAGAAACCTCTTGCCACGG TGAATGATGAGGGAGATCTCTCAAATCCTCAAGGAGGTGAAACCTTTGATGAAGAGTCCAATCTTGGGTACTACGGTTTTGTCGTGGATGGTTGTTTCGATCGAGTCATGAAAGATTGCGACGGAGAAGCTGCAGCTCATGCTCCTCATTCTGCAAGCTATTTTGAGGTTGGTCTTGTACCTCCAAGACCATGTTCTCCTGTTGAGACTTTGTATTCTTTCCTCTTGGATCAACCTGTTAGAAAGCAAGTGCACGTTGGACCAGATCATCAGGCCTTAATTCCTGAGTGGGAGAACCTAGAAGCTTCAGGCACGTCGAAGCTATCTGGTACATGCGTCATTCCCATGCCGGCTTTGGATATACCTGCAAATATGGATGGCATCGTAGGGAAAGGAAGAGAGTTCTGTGTTTGCCATGACAGGGGTTCTATAAGATGCGTGCGCCAGCACGTCAAAGAAGCTAGAGAAGAAATGGTCAAGGTGCTTGGATTTGAGACATTCAGAGACCTGGGCTTCTGTGAAATGGGAGAAGTGGTTGCACAGAGATGGAGCGACGGAGATGCAATACTCTTTCACGAGGTTGTTTATTCAAATCCCGTGGCATTAGGTCGCAACTTTTGGAACCACTTGGAAGCTGCATTCTTTTCTCGAACCAAGCACGAGATTGTTAGCTACTACTTCAACGTTTTTGTCCTCAGACGAAGGGCCACACAGAACAGGTCTTTGATGCTGGACATTGATAGCGATGATGATGAATGGCATGGAGGTTCTTTGGGGACTCAATATGTCGAGGAAGATGAAGAAGAAGAAGAAGACCCTGCTTTTGAATCTCCTCTTCATCAAGTGACTGACAAATATAATGAGAAAGTGCATCCATTCAATCAGGAAGAAGGTGAAGAAGATGTCAGTGTTAGTGATGATGATACCAGAGAAGGTGGTGCTGAACATGTGGATAGATTTTCCGGGTGCAATGAGGAGAGATTGAACGTGGAAGATGACTCTTATACGGGCTTTGGACTTGGGCATAATGCATTGAACTCAGTCTGGACAAACTGTACAAAGAAAGACGAGACAGGTGTTGGAGAGCATCAGAAGAAGTCGAATGATCCGAAAGTGTCAGCAAATGGCAAAGATCTTCAACCAACAGGGAGCATTATGGAGGAGATATTTGGCCATGGAGAAAGCAAGTAA
- the LOC106292722 gene encoding peptidyl-prolyl cis-trans isomerase NIMA-interacting 4, translating to MGKDAKSGGKGKGKQASGSDDAAASKGKGKSGKAADGLGTCTYVKARHVLCEKQGKINEAYKKLQDGWLSNGDKVPPAEFAKIAAEYSECPSGKKGGDLGWFPRGKMAGPFQDVAFNTPVGVTSAPFKSTHGYHIILSEGRKN from the exons ATGGGGAAAGACGCAAAGTCTGGTGGGAAGGGTAAGGGAAAGCAAGCAAGTGGCAGTGATGATGCTGCTGCCTCCAAGGGTAAAGGCAAATCTGGAAAAGCCGCTGATGGTCTTGGAACATGCACTTATGTTAAAG CTAGACATGTTTTGTGCGAAAAGCAAGGGAAGATCAACGAGGCATACAAAAAGTTGCAGGATGGTTGGTTGAGCAATGGAGACAAGGTTCCTCCTGCTGAGTTTGCAAAG ATTGCAGCAGAGTACTCGGAGTGCCCGTCCGGGAAAAAAGGAGGAGATCTTGGATGGTTCCCTAGAGGAAAGATGGCTGGTCCATTCCAAGATGTTGCCTTCAACACTCCTGTTGGTGTCACCAGTGCCCCCTTCAAATCTAC GCACGGATACCACATTATCTTGTCTGAAGGAAGGAAGAACTGA
- the LOC106295962 gene encoding beta-glucosidase 40 — protein MDSRRLIMVMGMVMVVVMMMDTRCVCAQDISRGSFPKGFVFGTASSAFQHEGAVKEEGRGPTIWDTFSHTFGKITDFSNADVAVDQYHRYEEDVQLMKNMGMDAYRFSISWARIFPNGVGQINEAGIDHYNKLINALLAKGIEPYVTLYHWDLPQALHDRYLGWLNPQIINDFAAYAEVCFQRFGDRVKHWITFNEPHTFAIQGYDVGLQAPGRCTILFKLTCRSGNSSTEPYIVGHNVLLTHATVSDIYRKKYKAKQGGSLGVAFDVMWYEPESNKTEDIEAAQRAQDFQLGWFLDPLMFGDYPSSMRSRVGSRLPVFTGSQSALMKGSLDFVGINHYTTYYARNNDTNLIGTLLHDAVSDSGTVTLPFKGLNAIGDRASSIWLYIVPRGMRSLMNYVKQRYGNPPVFITENGMDDPNNVLISREAALKDAKRIKYHHDYLSSLQAAIKEDGCNVKGYFVWSLLDNWEWAAGYSSRFGLYFVDYRDKLKRYPKDSVRWFTSFLNSTS, from the exons ATGGATTCAAGGAGATTAATCATGGTGATGGGGATGGTAATGGTGGTGGTGATGATGATGGATACGAGATGCGTATGTGCTCAGGATATCTCCAGAGGCAGTTTTCCAAAGGGCTTTGTCTTCGGAACTGCTTCTTCTGCTTTTCAG CACGAGGGAGCAGTAAAGGAAGAAGGAAGAGGTCCAACGATATGGGACACATTCTCCCACACTTTTGGTAAAATCACTGATTTTAGCAACGCTGATGTTGCTGTTGATCAGTACCACCGTTACGAG GAAGATGTACAGCTCATGAAGAACATGGGCATGGACGCTTATAGATTTTCCATCTCGTGGGCACGCATCTTCCCAA ATGGCGTGGGACAAATAAACGAAGCCGGAATCGATCACTACAACAAACTCATAAATGCTTTACTTGCTAAAG GGATCGAGCCATACGTGACGTTATACCATTGGGACCTTCCTCAGGCACTCCATGATCGATACCTCGGTTGGCTAAACCCACAAATCAT AAATGATTTTGCAGCCTATGCAGAGGTTTGTTTCCAGAGATTTGGAGATAGAGTAAAACACTGGATCACATTCAATGAGCCACACACATTCGCTATACAAGGCTATGATGTTGGTCTACAAGCTCCAGGCCGTTGCACTATTCTTTTTAAGCTTACTTGTCGCTCTGGAAACTCATCTACCGAGCCTTACATCGTTGGTCACAATGTTCTTCTCACTCACGCCACCGTATCCGATATCTATAGGAAAAAGTATAAG GCAAAACAAGGAGGTTCATTAGGGGTAGCGTTTGATGTAATGTGGTATGAACCGGAGTCAAACAAGACAGAGGACATTGAAGCTGCACAAAGAGCTCAAGACTTTCAACTTGGCTG GTTTTTGGATCCGTTGATGTTTGGGGACTACCCGAGTTCGATGAGAAGCAGAGTTGGAAGCAGATTGCCAGTATTCACGGGATCTCAGTCTGCTTTGATGAAGGGTTCACTAGACTTTGTAGGGATTAATCATTACACAACATACTACGCCAGGAATAATGATACCAATCTCATCGGCACTCTCCTACACGATGCCGTTTCTGATTCTGGAACCGTCACCCTAC CTTTTAAGGGTCTGAACGCAATAGGAGACAGA GCTAGTTCGATATGGTTGTACATAGTGCCTAGAGGGATGAGAAGCTTGATGAACTACGTCAAGCAACGATATGGAAACCCACCAGTCTTTATCACTGAAAATG GAATGGATGATCCAAACAACGTTCTGATCTCAAGAGAAGCAGCTCTCAAGGATGCAAAGAGAATCAAGTACCATCATGACTATCTTTCGAGCTTACAAGCAGCGATTAAAGAGGATGGATGCAATGTGAAAGGGTACTTTGTGTGGTCGCTGTTGGACAATTGGGAATGGGCGGCTGGTTACAGTTCAAGATTTGGTCTCTACTTCGTTGATTATAGAGACAAGCTCAAGAGATACCCTAAGGACTCTGTTCGTTGGTTCACTTCTTTCTTGAACTCCACTTCTTGA